The Bacillus sp. Marseille-Q1617 genome has a segment encoding these proteins:
- a CDS encoding amino acid ABC transporter substrate-binding protein encodes MKKWKFIAVLMLVLSMVLSACGQSKDNEGSSGDSEQSLYDKVKEEGKLLVGTEGTYPPFTFHDESGKLTGFDVEIAREVAKRLGVEAEFKETQWDAMFEGLNSNRFDMIANQVGIREDRQKKYDFSKPYIESSAVVVVSKDNNDVKSFEDIKGLTSAQSLTSNYRDIAEENGAVIQGVDGLAQSIQLLEQGRVDVTVNDKISILDYMNKQKNANIKIAAEAEDAGQSGLMFRKGNDKLVEEVNKALEDMMEDGTYEEISNKWFGENVSPK; translated from the coding sequence ATGAAAAAATGGAAATTTATAGCTGTTCTGATGCTGGTCCTTTCAATGGTGCTCTCAGCATGCGGACAATCAAAAGATAATGAAGGATCAAGCGGGGATTCAGAACAGTCCCTTTACGATAAAGTGAAAGAAGAAGGGAAGCTGTTAGTGGGTACAGAAGGAACATATCCTCCTTTTACTTTTCATGATGAGTCAGGCAAGCTTACTGGTTTTGACGTGGAAATCGCACGTGAAGTGGCTAAACGTCTTGGTGTAGAGGCTGAGTTCAAGGAAACACAATGGGATGCGATGTTCGAAGGGTTGAATTCCAACCGCTTCGATATGATCGCCAACCAGGTGGGGATCCGTGAGGACAGACAGAAGAAGTATGACTTTTCGAAGCCTTATATCGAATCAAGTGCTGTGGTTGTCGTCTCTAAAGATAACAACGATGTGAAATCATTCGAAGATATCAAAGGGCTTACTTCTGCTCAATCTCTGACGAGCAATTACAGGGATATCGCAGAAGAGAATGGAGCTGTCATCCAGGGAGTCGACGGGCTCGCCCAATCGATCCAGCTGCTTGAACAGGGCCGTGTGGATGTGACAGTCAATGATAAAATTTCAATTCTTGATTATATGAATAAACAAAAGAATGCCAATATCAAAATCGCTGCCGAAGCTGAAGATGCGGGACAAAGCGGCTTGATGTTCCGTAAGGGTAATGACAAATTGGTGGAAGAAGTCAATAAAGCGTTAGAGGACATGATGGAAGACGGTACGTACGAAGAGATCTCCAACAAGTGGTTTGGCGAGAATGTATCTCCTAAGTAG
- a CDS encoding amino acid ABC transporter permease produces MYLLSSIFQNPEEMFDILQSSLLPMIKGALYYSIPLTLISFTLGLIIAVFTALARLSRFSVLRGIARVYVSAIRGTPLLVQLFIIFFGLGSLGIEFLKLEPFPAAVIAFSLNMGAYSSEIVRAAIQSIPKGQWEAGYSIGMSYSQTLKRIILPQATRVSIPPLSNSFISLVKDTSLASLIFVTEMFRKAQEIAATNYEFLLMYMEAALLYWIICFILSIIQGRIEARLDRYIAK; encoded by the coding sequence ATGTATCTCCTAAGTAGTATTTTTCAGAATCCTGAAGAAATGTTCGATATTTTACAAAGCTCCCTGCTTCCGATGATCAAGGGAGCTTTGTATTATTCTATCCCTCTAACGCTCATATCGTTTACTTTAGGATTGATCATTGCTGTTTTCACTGCTTTGGCCAGACTTTCAAGATTTTCAGTTTTAAGGGGCATTGCAAGGGTCTATGTGTCCGCGATCAGGGGAACGCCGCTGCTGGTGCAGCTGTTCATCATTTTCTTTGGACTCGGTTCCCTCGGCATCGAATTCCTTAAGCTGGAACCATTTCCTGCAGCCGTCATTGCGTTTTCATTGAACATGGGGGCATACTCTTCTGAAATTGTGAGGGCTGCCATCCAGTCCATTCCGAAGGGGCAGTGGGAAGCAGGATATTCCATCGGCATGAGCTATTCACAGACGCTGAAAAGAATCATCCTGCCGCAGGCGACAAGAGTGTCCATCCCTCCTTTGTCCAATTCATTTATCAGCTTGGTAAAAGATACGTCGCTTGCTTCACTGATTTTCGTGACGGAAATGTTCAGGAAAGCTCAGGAAATTGCGGCAACCAACTATGAATTCCTCCTCATGTACATGGAAGCTGCACTATTATACTGGATTATCTGTTTTATCTTATCCATCATACAAGGACGGATCGAAGCCAGGCTAGACCGTTATATCGCTAAATAA